GGGAATCCAGTCATCGTGCAAACAATTCATTTCGCTTACGACCAGGGTGTGGTTGCTCGATGGATATATGGTAAGCGCTAACAATTGTTTAAGAGGCACCAAAAGATTTATGTGTATATGGTAGCAAACTctgattagcgctaaccagctAAGAGAAACTCGGGCCTTGGATCTCTTTCTGAAGAGTCCCGGGAACTTTTCGGATACAAAAatccagttgtcaaactgtaaTCCCTTTGTGtttaaaagctgatcttttaacatgctcTGAACGTAAGATAAACCGAGATGATTGCAAAGTTCGATAACATAGAACCTTTGCGTTACGAAGGCATAAAGGGAGTTGAAGCATCTGAAAaaagcccgaaaagtttcgggacttttgaaaaGCAAGCCTCTGTTTCGTAAAAAGTCAGAAGTTTCGGTATCGCTTCTGCATTTCTCTGACATATTCACAGTCTTAAGCGACTGATCTCTAAAAGAAGTCAATCAGAAAGACTGGCAATAGTTTCTTGGATCATTAAGCATGGTGTAACATTTCCGAAAAGAAGAACGGCCTTTTCGTGAGTGTGGAATATCAACTTAAACGAAGCTCAAGACGATCTTGTGTTCAAACAGTTAGATGACCTGCCCCTGACCAATCTTTCGCGAGTGAACTATTCTGACTTGAAAATCGGAGTTCTTTATGTCTCGTCATTAATAGCATCGTCATGGCTTTTAAAACAACTGGGTTTGTTGGCAAACTGACTAGTACTGTGTCAGCGAAATGGCAAAATGCTTTAGCAAACTGGCCCGAGTCGCTCGAAGTATTGTTAGCGCTAAACAGCGTTACCAACCATAGAAACGTCTAGTAGGTTTGATACTTCTTAATTAATAGTTAGCGCAAACCATTCTTCGAAAAACAAGCGCCTGGTCACTAACGAAGCGTCGTATAAGGAAAAAGATCTGAATTTGAATCTTACTCAGAGATTTTAAGGAGGGTAATCGTGAAACAAAAGATCGCTCTATTATCATTTCAAGcgtaaaacaacaaaaaaagtgcTTTGGAGACAATAATCGCACACTACTTGTGTATACGTCCTTTTCAACAAAAGAGTGAGCCCACTCTGAGAAACACATCGTATATCACTTCTCAAACCTGTAATGGAATTGTCTTGGACATCAAACCAGAGGCTTAACGAATATTTATGGCGTATAAAGTATATAATGAGTTCAAATTGAACAAAGGTCGTGCCCTTTTTACAAAAATCTAATGAAACTGAGAAAGATATTTTGAAGACTTCCTGGTCACGTTAGAAGTTTTGGTGTTTTAATTTCAACTAAGATGGTTTTCAGGTGACGTCATCAAATTCTAAAATCAAAGTCGCAAGGTCCTCTAAATTTTTGTCTACAGGAGGTTAAAGAAGACCTAGGAATAAACCTTTTTTACGAGTACGTAAATGCGTGATGTCTTCTTTTCGGAAATACAGCTTCATTCTAGTTGAATATGCAAATTGCCCCTTGCGTGACACCATATTACAAAACTATTTGGTTGAGAAAAAAGTTACTATCTCTATTTACAATGGGAGATGTGTTCATACATATGTGTTTTATCTCATGAGCTAAAGTAACCGCTTTCATCACAAAGTGACCGCCAGATGTTTTTGTCGATTGCCGGCCGCCATATCGATCCACTAACACGGCGTATCCATACAAAACTCTTTTAACGCTTAAACAAATAACTCACAAACGTCGTACCTGGAGAGATGGTTTATACAGTTGTTTCCTATAACATCCCAAGTTCTTGTCTTTTTTCAGTGAACGGTTTCGAATTTTGTTGTTGCGCCGATAGTGAAATTAATCTATTTTTATTGTTCTGTAAAGTGTCATAGTAGCGTGCGTGACACTCATGTTGTGATACCCATGCACTGGACCTTTCAATGGTTTAAATATTCCTACTGCGTGAGTTGGTGtgtgtttgtttgctttgttgcACGTTGTACATTCAGTTTCGTCCTGTCCGTTTTCACTTGTTACTTGATTACACAAAGCttgcctttttgtttctttttcttatggatTTCCGTTCGAGGTTGGCGATGAACGTCAGATTATTACGCTGGTTGTTATCAAGGGGACTAACTTTTATGTCGTCACCCACATCGTCACTTTCATCACTGTGCTGTAATATTTTCTCATTCCATGATGATGCTGAAATATAGGAATAACGTTCTTTACAGAAGTTCAAGGCCTCTTTTGAACAGTTTTTTTCTACTTTGACCTATCAATACGATGCTGAAGGAGAACATCAAACGGCTATTGTttatctttttcattgaaatggCTTCATCGGCTAAATTCCTTGCATATATGTAAGAGCTGAATAACTTTAATTAATGAGGGGGGCTGTCTGCATTATTGGCCATTTATatatagttgttgttgtttaataataatttgtttataaaaacaaacacaacTAACTGAACTGAGAAAGATGATGACTGATGACCTCAATTCGGCGTAGTGTGAAAGAGAATTCTTCTAGATTCAGTTGCAGTTAAGTCCTTTTTTATTGTGCATGCTGTCAAAATATCAGTCTCGTGtgattttgaataattattagtgtgATAAGTTTGATCACCAATTGAATGATTTTTAAAGGTTCTTCTCTACATTCACTGTCAGTCATCATTTTAAATGACTGAACTCCTTCAAGAGGCTAGACTATATTGGTATTAACAGAATCATGGCTATTAAATCCAACTTGAAAGGCATTTTTTATGTGCAATATGTGACactcatgaaaaagaaaaattaatttacaaTATGTATAACTTGGTTCAGtaatttcttaattttctcCTAGCTATTCTCTTGATACAACTGCAATGCAGATGGTTTGCGACGCTCttggtaaaaacaaataatagacAGGATATTAGTATGAGGGTCGCAAAGGGATATTTTCGTTAAATATTATTAGCTGCTTTTACTTTCGTGAAATGTGAAAGTAATATATACGTTTTCGTTCTCCATGACCCGAAGGTTTAGCTTGAATCGTAAAAAACTTGATTTAATATGTGATAATCGTGACTAGTTACTACTGTATTCCAGGTTTTTTTTCAGTATCCATAGAGATTACACGAAACCTCTTTTAATTTATCGAAGTATAATGTGAGAAATTATCCGAGAGCTCTTGTCGATGATCTTCGCTTTGTCTTCGCAAACATCCTTCTTAGGCATCGATTGTAAGACTTGTAAAGTGATCGATTATACAGGATTTTTGGAGAAAAGACCCTCCGTTATAACTGCTGATCAGAAGAGAAGGTAAATCGAAAGGGAAGGGAGGGCAAGCCTCGCTTGCGCAACCAATGAGCACATGCATCGAACTTGACAAAAGCATTCAGTCACAAAAGCACTCTTTCCTCAAGTGATCGAGCTTCTAACTGGAAGAACTTGACGGCTACTCCGATTCAATTGGAGACAGCAGCAAAATCTTCGTCATGTATAATAGTCTGGTCGCTTAATGCAAAATTTGCGCAGGATCGTGACAAagcggacaaaagtgccaaactttgtatacagtttccttgggatatgagtatgaaatctgagatgggtgcccaagaaaaaaaaacttcctgtTACCGTATAAAATGGGAAATACTTTTCATCATAGTGCTGCTGTGCTTGGTAACCACGCTTTTTCTTACAATAGTATTTGCGACAGTTTTGAAGGGTAAAATGGCTCAAAATCAATGCAAAGATTTccctgaataataattgttgactttTCTTACATAAGATACGTGTCAAAAttgcctggttaccaagctatTGTTAAATTTCAAATACGATCTAAGTCCTTGAGAAAGTTTCTTGGGCAATTATTGTGACCGCAGGGATTTCTGTGAAGATTTTATCTCGATGGTCTCCAAATTATGCTCGTTAtcgtataaatacacattacatATGTGAGTGGTTACCAAGCTACGCATTTTGTGGGTTTGTTTGCAGCATAGGCCAGTCAAGCTTAGCAGTTGTGTATTGAATCAAATAGTAAGATCTCTATTTCATCATAATagcaattagtaaatttttagctcaggataatgattttccagctttctgattggttccataagcccatgatatgagccattatcgttaagtttgaccaaataaggaaaaactgatggcaaatttcttttccGCAATTTTGGAGgtaggaaaaaattttttcgcggcgtcgtcggtaaagaaaatgtcacgatttgaggaggtttcgcccgaagaaatcaagagaattgcgagaaaatttactaaaacagttattcttctcggagcgagtgagtgacaggcttgcacggactcctagtgtggtttcaGCGGTCGCCTCGAGCTCCATGACAGTCTTacatttagatttttgatctaacaaaagcgtatcctttagagatttacctcttttgtacgatgttatcggaggtttcaaataaatgattttcagcaaaggctgattttgtattagactccacaGTTCCATCAGTGTCTGTTTGAGGTTGTCCACTGCTGAGTGGTacgtagttacaaaaggcaaaatcctctcattagcctttttcttttgtgttaatgCCGATGGTCTaccggcaaagttaacccctgaaaaggacctttctatgactgttttaggatagccgcgtgtcctcaagtgttgtttgaatttcacaaggctgtcctgaaatgttgtttttgaagagttagttctaagcagtcttattgcttcgcctttaatgaaaccatttttcacaccgggtggatggcatgagttgaaatgtgtatattgaaaggtttcagtaggtttgtattgagttttgatgtccaaaatggattcgtttGTGAATCTTTCTCTTTTGACCACTATATCAAGGAAAGTAacctcgttctctgatatttcggccgtgaatttgatgctaGGGGGGAATTTGTTCCCTTGTTCAATAAAATGATCCAAGTCTTTCTTatcactgtcccagagggagaagatatcgtcaatatatcgtctccattctttttgcttggtttcgctttgttgtatcagcgttgtttcaattttagccatgaaaatattggcaaatgacACTGCCATTTAGTTCCCATGGCGGTTCCATGTGTTttgagatagttctctccattgaactggaacgaattttcgtttaggatgagaccaagcatttctctaaggaagcgtcttgggatcggtgggttatagttatggaacgaatcgtatgccttgcatgctatttccgttccctcttcttgaggtacatttctgtacaagctagagacgtccattgatactaaaattgtatctttgcctatctttgtttgttctataaaactgatgaaatcagttgtatccttaatttTTTCTGTGCGATATACTTGTTCAGTAGGgccgtcacaacccgagatgatggATCTACCAACCgggttaggtttgtggatttttgtaagtgTGTATAATATTGGTATTCTAGGCGGATTGTGAGTTTGTAAAAGctatttcttagtcatgtcgtcaatgtgttcgccttggtgtaattTTTCCTGtgtggttttcaccattggcactttgagacgctcatagtgctttctgttatcgagttgcaccttggcctcgtatattttgtctgccttgttcatgaTTACTGTCGTtgtccctttgtttgtttttttgagttTTATAGCAGGattgtttttcaactcctttaaggctttgacctcgttgcgtgGCAGGTTGTTTTGgggtttaattattttgatcacggcaagttgtgtcttgacattttccaagtagctctTAAGGGTAACAGAGTGTTGAACCTGGGatatccaagttgatttaacatgagAAGGATGTGGTTCTATGTTTTGCCCGTGATAAATATATAGGAGTATCATCCGCCTTGcgaattgttcaaaatctcgcaacagttgttgcttaatttttgtttcgtttgtcgcAGGCGTTGGAAAGAACTCGAGACCCCTTGATAacaagctgacttggctgtcagtaTAAGTTGATGGCTTCataggttgtgaaggaatttttcatttgtctcccttttctttctttggcgCCTATTTCTTAAGGAGTTTCTCTggttttttgcgccttttatttttttgaaatatcTAGGTTGGTGTTGTTGTGACTATCGTTTGTAGAGTCAGAGAACAGGCTGTTTTAAGGACGTGTGCAAATCGTGGACACGAAGCCTGGACACGAAGTACTTCAAACCTCCTTAAACTAGGCAAACCCTTGTTAAATAACtattgttccttttgaaatctttgaattgtTCTAATCCTGTTGTAGAATAAACGGgttttgcactattttcttgacataaatagtgaaattctatttaatgttatttacgCCACAGGACACCCACCACAGCAATTTTGTGAGATATTTGATTGCGTATATAATGAGAACGAGAGGGGTTTGAACTGGGCACCCATCCTGGAATTGATTAACTAGTCCTAAGCTACGTGTGTacaaattttggcacttttgtccagtcTGTCACGATCATTCCGCTAAGCGACCAGACTATAAGCGACTGAGCCACGGGCAAAGCAAGCGGCTCTCAAGGAATTATTTCTAATCAGACAAAGCTCTTGGGCAACATAATCTCAAAGGAACTGAAAGAGCTAGAGTCATTCGTTAAAGAACATAACCCAACCCACAACATTGATCTGTATTTCTGGCCAAAAATTCGGGTTGAAAACCGCAATAGGTCTTTTCAGGAAGCAGTGCCACACCGTTTTGCAGTACGAACGTAATTTGGTGAATACCATATACGAAAGTATACAACGCGCAGTACTCAGGGGGTCCTACCCATGATGAGTCATATTACCGCCTGTGATGCGCCAGGATACTTTTCTCAATGCTATTTCGAGGCTGGAAGATCTAAAGGCAGTTAGGCAATTATATAAGCGGGAGAAAGAGACCTCATCAATGGAAATATTGTACGACAGAGAAGTGTGAGACAAGAGATCACCGTTTTATAACACGGAACTGCATTGCCaaaaagcaagtaaaataaCTTCTGACTTTCCGAAAGATGAAGATTCGATCACCTCCAGCGCAGTTGATGAATATTCTGTTTTCTCTACAACGCATGCCACAGCTTCTGAGGCACACCCGGAAAGTTATAAGATGGTCAAGCAATTTAGGAAGAGTGCGACCTTGACTCAGATTCTGACGATCTTACAGTGCACAGTGACGAAGAAGATGCTTTGGATGATTTTGGTTTCAGTGCGGGCAGCCAAAACACGTATTGCTGGAAAAATGGTTGTAGTCGTTTGTCGAGAGTGATAAAGCTACGTGCGTAATTTGAAATATGTAGTTTTCTTTTCCACTTTTTCCTCTGTGCATTTTCAGACAGTCCTTCTATGCCTTTTTTTTCCATCGcgtacaaataaataaaaaaaaggaagtaaaataaaaaagttactAATGACTTTTCGTGATAtggaaaaataacattttgacAACCgtgatttgtttattttcagcttTGTTAACCCAGCCCCCCTCCTTTCCCCTTCTCTAGTAGATCTTCTAATACAGTGTTGTTAAATAAGACAAGGTTGAAACTTAGCATCTGAACCTAGAAAGAAAATTCTCTTATCTACTTTGCACATTAGTTCTGTATGTGTACTTATGTATCTAGATTTTCATCCTGACAGACCTTACTAAAACTGGACCTCTGGTGAATCTCTTCCCTATTTAAAGAGACGGAACTTCTCCGTCCGTCTGCGATCGAATCGACATCAAGGGATGTGATGTTGATGAACCCTTCAGAGcagcaaaataaaatttccACCCTTTGTCAATCAATGAAAAAGAATTACCATTTCCTCCCTGAAAATattagtaaaataaaaaaaaaatcctggaATGGGATCAAGACCCTAATCagcaataagaaaaaaaattaagggtgATCTTGTCCATTAAACGCCCTAATAACAATGGGTCGAGCTGACATCGAAGATGGACGTGTCTTTTTAGTCGGTGCTCTCGAGAGGTAAATTTTGAGTTAAATTATACGAGTAACTTGAGTATGACAAAATctggaaacaagaaaagaaagaaattaagaaGGTCATTAAGTGCTGAAGCCTCTTATTCCGCCGAAGGCAAGCGAGACGAAGCATTTGAATTAGAAAGGTTGACAGCAATGGCAACCAACGAAGGTGCCAATGAAACCCCTTCCCTCGTCGACGTCGACGGAACGTTCTTACGGAGATGAAGCCAATACGGTGAAGTTGATAATTTACGTGGAATTGTTAAAGGCAAATTATAACGAGCTAAAAGACAATATTTCACTAAGAGCCAGGTCGATTCCTTAGGCACAGAAAATATTGCTCTTTAATCCAAGTTAAAACTGCTCGAAGAAGCAGTAAAACCGTCCAAGAAGGAGTTGGAGCAAGTTAAACAAAGACTCTACGATGCTGAAGGTAGCCACGATGACTTGGAACAGTATACTAGTAAATTTAACTTAGTGATACACGGAATCCCTAAACGTGAAGAAGAAGTTAATGTTGAGAATGTTATTAATTTGGGAAAATCTTTGAAGGTCAACTTAACACGCGGTGACATTGACATTGTTCACAGATTGAATACCAAAAGCTAAAGCGAAACACGTTTTAGTAACAGCAACGCAAAAAGTCAACTGTATAAAGGCAGGATAAATCTACGAAAGACAACCTTACAGGATCTAAGAGCGTAGGAGATCTGTATTAATGAAACCTTAACTGTATGGAGAGCGGGGTTTTTCAGAGAGGCAAGGAAAGTCAGTAAAAAAACTATTCTAACGGTAAAACGTGGACTGTtgatggaaaaatatttttggaaaaaGAGTTAGCTGCAAGAGTCTTAAAGATTGGAGGATATAGGCATCCTTTAATTCCAGATATGTCCTCGTtcacttttttattattaaaaaaaagaaaaaaaaaaaaaaacgaaaacaaaacaaaaaaccaaagaaaaagtaGAACAGTATTATTAGTATATTGAGATCCGACCTCTCTAGTTAGCACCTTGGAGTGTGGGCTGTTTGGCCGGTTGATGGGTAATTTCCATGAGTGGTAAGTAATTGTTAATTGTTAGATATTTTGTGCTTAGTTCTTATTTGTTGGTTAATCAtaatgtctattgtgaagtttTTGACGCTTAATGTTGGAGGTTTAAGGAATCAAGGAAAAAGAAGattgatattaaaaaaaaaaacaaaaaacaaaaacaaaaaacaaaaagcaaacattTATCTCCTTCAAGAACCTCTCTCCAATCCTAAAGATGAGAGGATCTGGGCGGCGGAGTGGGGTGGTCAAGTTGTTTATTCCCATGGTTCAGATCATTCAAAAGGGGTTTGCGTTCTAATAAAACCAAACTCACCAAATAACGTAGAGATAGTAGAATTTGACACGAGTGGGAGATTTATAATACTACGCATCAAGAAGCCAGGTGAGACCGGCTTTAACGCTGATAATATTTATGCTCCCACAAATTGGCTTCATCGAatcttttactaaaaaaaataatatctctgACAGATTTGTCTAACCTAATAATTGCAGGCGACTGGAATATTACGTTGGAAAGAAGCTATCATAGTACAGGAATTCGTTAGTTCATTTAATGAAAGCGGTCAATATAGGTGATATATACCGTAGAATTGATCCAAAACATAAAACCTATACATATGAATCAAAAGCCTTGAAATTGAAGTCACGcatagattttttttcttaacaagtGGCAAATTTTCGCATGACGTTACAAAAGTCGAAACGCGTGCATCAATCGCACCAGATCATAAAGCAGTCTTTTTAGCATTTATTTGAATAAGGAATTTAAACGCGGTCCCGGATTATGGAAATTTAACAACACTCTTCAGGATGAATGCTATTTACAATAATCAAAGACTATTATCCATGTATCCTGCGCAAACATGCTAATGTACTGATGAAcataataaaaatgaaaataagatCCTAGACAACACTATActctaaaagaaaaagtaaacaatcAAAAATGCGCAAAAGTAGAATTCAAAGCAGAATAGAGCAATTAGATGACAAAATCTGTAATGCCGTGTGTCAAGACCAACAGGACTTGCTGGAATATGAAAAAGTAAGGCAAGAACTACAAGGTATATAtgcatcttattagatggtttaacatataatacgcgcggatatattgcgagttgcgtagtatatttccgagccccacaggggcgaggaaaaatgcgggcaatgagcaaaatgtccgcgagtattatatgctaaatcATCGAATAACAGATTTATTATTCCgttacaaaaaggtgttattttgattcgaTTTTATCACGTAagaatgttttttaaaaaaaatgcatcatctgtccttcagggcgcttacGAACGGTGcaaacagcacagaaagccagTCAAATTAatgtcttttatttgattgtataaacgaaatgacgagagacaagcgatgacaagctaaattctcaggctttgtaccGCGATGAAAATAATTCCTTTCAttgaaaactgccgttccgtccatACTTGCTAGGTTGCAACGATTGTTGTTTAGACTATGGCGCAGACCAAGGTAGGTACTGGATTACATGTGATTGCACAATAACAAACCACAACTTTCGTGACTGTGGCTATTCAGCGTGGTTTTGAAAATAACCCCAAGAAGATGATAACAAATCATAATTCATACAAGCAAGTTCTtgttcaaccttgttcccagggtctttcatctccccgcCCCAAAGAGAGCGAGGGaggaaagaccctggttcaggctggtcacgtgtcttggtaacaaatttGTCTTCGAGGGAGGGGTCCCAATTTATCAGAGCATTGTCGCCGCGGCCTTTTGTTACTTCCTAAACCGGCTCTCtgggcaaccatggaaagctctTTTTGgatttcgcagcgaagatttgtcatatgaagtacattgctttcaacatttgaaactataaactgggtctggaaactatgaaaagataagaatgacaaattataacgtgtgattctcttcaacacgcgatgtttactatatacaacttgttcagttgcagtacttttaaattaaaaaaaaaaagaacagtgttttttttgccttgccaatggcttGGATGTCCATTAAACTTACTGATTGAGTAGTTTATAGAAAAAAAGGCCTGGTCGTATAAATAAAGCGAAGAAGTCAACTctgtgtttcctttccggaccgatcggaaatgattcaacaagacacgccgacaaaaaaaaatatgttcgtgttcgtttccgtgggaaaactttcatacgattgtcaaccataaaatttaccaaacattacaaccCCACCTTTGGATTTGGTTCTcggagttcgaaatcaagtcctcgccgtTTACGTGAGCCACTGAGTTGTGTGTCTTAAAACGCGGAGAGTGACTCCTTGATAAatctcttaaccctttcccgtccaaggggttccccattgacgagtaaaaccgtctggcgttagacagagtgaaatctataagtgccctgagcgctcattcggcagttaaggggttaactcgTTAAGATATGTGACTTTCGAAAATCAGTGTCTGTATAACCCCATGAAGTTTTTAAGTCGTTTTTTGCCAGGTCTACAGTGTAAATGCAGTAATAATTCACTTCTGCGAAGAACTGCCGTAAATCTCTTCCGCAGCATGGTGCAAGGCATGATTTGCTTTTCGGacaaaatttttacagtgagaaaaatctcccacagacttgaagagcctagaagaacttgttgcattactagacgctacatatatctttttcggtgtcttcgacatctccgctggcagttgatgctgtgacacatttaagatgtattacatttttagacaaattttccctttcatcgtgagttaaggaaagacaaaatcgcgacttgCTTACTTCTCCATACAGCAGTTTTTCTGTCACATCCCcctttttgggaggcacgtaACCAGcgtgaaccagggtctttcttccctaggatgaaagaccctgggaacgaggttggttttTGATCAGTAAATTAGTTATGACTGTTTCTCGTTTCCGTATTCGTGTTGTGATATTAAGCATTAATGGAATTTCGTATGATATATATTTCACTTATCGTTGCCTTCAATCACTTTAATTTGccataaatgaaataaagagaCACCTTAGGTCCAGTTAACCTGTTAACCTTGAGATTACGTTTTAAAAAACTAATCATGTAAagggttatttcctttgatttgtcgATTTCTTTCTGTTACACATGGTGCCTGTTCGTCTTCTTTTAACGGCTGTAAACACtgtaaaacaacaattttattcttgttcttgtcagagcaaggaTGCA
This window of the Acropora muricata isolate sample 2 chromosome 14, ASM3666990v1, whole genome shotgun sequence genome carries:
- the LOC136899282 gene encoding uncharacterized protein, which translates into the protein MAVSFANIFMAKIETTLIQQSETKQKEWRRYIDDIFSLWDSDKKDLDHFIEQGNKFPPSIKFTAEISENEVTFLDIVVKRERFTNESILDIKTQYKPTETFQYTHFNSCHPPGVKNGFIKGEAIRLLRTNSSKTTFQDSLVKFKQHLRTRGYPKTVIERSFSGVNFAGRPSALTQKKKANERILPFVTTYHSAVDNLKQTLMELWSLIQNQPLLKIIYLKPPITSYKRGKSLKDTLLLDQKSKSSSWNEKILQHSDESDDVGDDIKVSPLDNNQRNNLTFIANLERKSIRKRNKKASFV